From Oreochromis aureus strain Israel breed Guangdong linkage group 4, ZZ_aureus, whole genome shotgun sequence, a single genomic window includes:
- the LOC116314310 gene encoding GRB2-related adaptor protein 2-like: MEARGKFDFTAVTDDELGFKQGDLVKIIHYDNIWCKAEMNGEEGLVPRNFLDIHFPRWFREDATRGDAVEFLMNKHVGEFVIRGCRTSPGNFCISVKYEQGMMHYRLLRDKRGHYFLWREKFTSLNKLVDFYKTNSISKSRIIYLNINGILDQGGPSDAQPTTSCFQVMAVCDFPAIQDDELGFNAGDVIEVLDMSHPFWWKGKLKGITGLFPVNATRPL; encoded by the exons ATGGAAGCCAGAGGAAAGTTTGACTTTACAGCAGTAACAGATGACGAGCTGGGCTTCAAACAGGGCGACCTAGTCAAG ATTATACATTATGACAACATCTGGTGTAAAGCAGAGATGAATGGAGAGGAGGGTCTTGTGCCACGTAACTTCCTCGACATTCATTTTCCAAG ATGGTTTCGGGAGGATGCCACTCGTGGAGATGCAGTGGAGTTCCTGATGAACAAACACGTGGGAGAGTTTGTGATCCGAGGGTGTCGGACCAGCCCAGGaaacttctgcatttctgtcaA GTATGAGCAGGGCATGATGCATTACAGATTGCTGAGGGACAAGAGAGGTCATTACTTCCTGTGGAGGGAAAAATTCACCTCTCTGAACAAACTGGTGGACTTCTACAAAACCAACTCCATCTCCAAAAGCAGGATAATCTACCTCAACATCAATGGGATCCTGGACCAAGGCGGCCCCTCCGATGCTCAGCCA ACTACGTCTTGTTTTCAAGTGATGGCGGTGTGCGACTTCCCTGCTATACAAGATGACGAACTTGGTTTCAACGCAGGAGACGTCATTGAGGTGCTGGATATGTCTCATCCTTTTTGGTGGAAAGGGAAGCTGAAAGGAATTACTGGACTATTTCCTGTAAATGCTACAAGACCACTGTGA